In Elusimicrobium sp. An273, a genomic segment contains:
- a CDS encoding site-2 protease family protein, producing the protein MEVIVFLPILFFSIVLHEFAHGLAAYRLGDDTAYLSGRLTLNPLHHIDPIGTLAVPALCWLIGMPLFGWAKPVPINPMRMPSPRRDMGKVAFAGPAVNLLLAVVCVLVMKILLVGQAFFSARALEQLFLFLQYGMFINVFLAVFNLIPIPPLDGGRIVTALLPLQAALKYDGFFGRYGMYVVLALILTGAVKYILLPPTMLVVGAFSKFLM; encoded by the coding sequence ATGGAAGTGATTGTATTTTTACCCATTTTATTTTTCTCCATTGTCCTGCACGAATTTGCGCACGGGCTGGCGGCTTACCGCCTGGGGGACGACACCGCCTACCTGAGCGGACGCCTTACTCTCAACCCGCTGCATCATATTGACCCGATCGGCACGCTGGCCGTGCCGGCGTTGTGCTGGCTGATAGGGATGCCGCTTTTCGGCTGGGCCAAGCCCGTGCCGATTAACCCGATGCGGATGCCTTCCCCGCGGCGGGATATGGGCAAAGTGGCGTTTGCGGGGCCGGCGGTCAATTTGCTGTTGGCGGTGGTGTGCGTGCTGGTGATGAAGATCCTGCTAGTCGGGCAGGCTTTCTTTTCCGCGCGCGCGTTGGAGCAGCTCTTTTTATTTTTGCAGTATGGCATGTTTATTAACGTGTTTTTGGCAGTATTTAATTTAATTCCCATTCCGCCCTTGGACGGCGGCCGCATCGTAACGGCGCTTCTGCCCCTGCAGGCCGCGCTGAAGTACGACGGCTTTTTCGGCCGTTACGGCATGTATGTGGTGCTGGCGCTTATTTTGACGGGAGCGGTGAAATATATTTTACTTCCGCCAACCATGTTGGTGGTGGGAGCGTTTTCGAAGTTCTTAATGTAG
- a CDS encoding ABC transporter permease gives MKLRARTLKGFFVKEIIQIIRDPKMIMAIFFIPVVQTIMFGLALTSEVKNIKFVVASKPGKIAQDLETRALASGWFTKVPDVNGAQVEDPEALVASHKAEAVLVAPPEGFEKALERGSEPIQLLLNATNAQRAQQVNGYVQQLVAEVARANGYNLSGGLIKLDMRVLFNHYMDTTSFMIPALLVMSTFIVLLVVGGMAIAKEKETGTMEKLIVSPCSVEEIMVGKTLPYFVIGLCIVGLILFIGVAGFGIPFRGSLWQVAVNAVLFAVSALACALLISTVVHTQQQAMMASALFLMPAILLSGVFFPVANIPPLFRWMCYLNPMMYSVVNFRSIILKGGDAWFFWQNCLWLAVISAVLCAAAYKNFKSKLN, from the coding sequence ATGAAATTGCGCGCGCGAACCTTAAAAGGATTTTTTGTAAAAGAAATCATCCAAATCATACGGGATCCCAAAATGATTATGGCGATTTTCTTTATTCCCGTGGTGCAAACCATTATGTTTGGCCTGGCGCTGACCAGCGAAGTAAAAAACATCAAATTTGTCGTGGCTTCCAAGCCCGGCAAAATAGCGCAGGATTTGGAAACCCGCGCGCTGGCGTCGGGCTGGTTTACCAAGGTGCCGGACGTAAACGGCGCCCAGGTGGAAGACCCGGAAGCGCTGGTGGCCTCCCATAAAGCCGAGGCGGTGCTTGTAGCGCCGCCGGAAGGGTTTGAAAAAGCCCTGGAGCGCGGTTCCGAGCCGATCCAGCTGTTGCTTAACGCCACCAACGCCCAGCGCGCCCAGCAGGTAAACGGATACGTCCAACAGCTGGTGGCGGAAGTGGCGCGCGCGAACGGGTACAATCTCTCCGGCGGGCTGATTAAGCTGGATATGCGGGTGTTGTTTAACCACTATATGGACACGACTTCTTTTATGATTCCGGCCCTGCTGGTAATGTCCACATTTATTGTGCTGCTGGTGGTGGGGGGAATGGCGATTGCCAAAGAAAAGGAAACGGGCACGATGGAAAAACTGATAGTTTCTCCCTGCAGCGTGGAAGAAATTATGGTGGGCAAGACGCTGCCGTATTTTGTCATCGGGCTGTGCATTGTGGGGCTGATTTTGTTTATTGGCGTAGCGGGGTTTGGCATTCCGTTTCGGGGCAGTTTGTGGCAGGTGGCGGTCAATGCGGTGCTGTTTGCCGTATCGGCGCTGGCGTGCGCCCTGCTTATCAGCACCGTGGTGCATACCCAGCAGCAGGCCATGATGGCCAGCGCGCTTTTTTTAATGCCGGCTATTTTGCTTTCGGGCGTTTTCTTTCCGGTGGCCAACATCCCGCCGCTGTTTCGGTGGATGTGCTATCTAAACCCCATGATGTATTCGGTGGTCAACTTCCGCTCCATTATTTTAAAAGGCGGCGACGCCTGGTTTTTCTGGCAAAACTGCCTGTGGCTGGCGGTTATTTCCGCCGTTCTTTGCGCGGCCGCGTATAAAAACTTCAAATCCAAGCTAAACTAA
- a CDS encoding ABC transporter permease has protein sequence MTFSWRRARSVALKEYKHILRDPFTLLVTLVLPLVFVGFFGFVIDLDYKHMRVYVRDNDQTSVSRRFLQEAASSGYFDLHPVHGQFQLDQALERNDSPALLVIRPGFGRHIRAGDAENPGEVQLLADGTDNVQASIMGSYMQGVVQKANAVFARDNPALADAAGAGDQIRSRFLFNPELNSRWFIVPALSTIIIGFLAIVLTALTVAKEWENGSMELLLSTPVRPSEIVLGKLVPYFLLTFFDVLVVFVLAIYVFKIPFLGSFLFYMASCWVYITGALALGLVISVVTRQQQAAIQFAFAVGLLPSFIFSGFIFPIENMPAFFQYFTALFPQRWFLLISRTVFLSDAAPATLATALAAIGVFAGAMILLAVHKFKTDVEP, from the coding sequence ATGACCTTTTCTTGGCGCCGCGCCCGCAGCGTGGCTTTAAAAGAATATAAACATATTTTGCGCGACCCGTTTACCCTGCTGGTTACGTTGGTGCTGCCGCTGGTGTTTGTGGGCTTTTTCGGTTTTGTGATTGATCTGGATTACAAGCATATGCGCGTGTATGTGCGCGACAACGACCAAACCAGCGTCTCCCGCCGTTTTTTGCAGGAGGCGGCGTCCTCGGGTTATTTTGATTTGCACCCCGTGCACGGCCAGTTCCAGCTGGATCAGGCACTGGAGCGCAACGACAGCCCGGCCTTGTTGGTCATCCGCCCGGGGTTTGGACGGCATATCCGCGCGGGGGACGCGGAAAACCCCGGTGAGGTGCAGCTTTTGGCCGACGGGACGGACAATGTGCAGGCCAGCATCATGGGCAGCTATATGCAGGGCGTGGTGCAAAAGGCCAACGCCGTTTTCGCCCGGGACAACCCCGCCTTGGCGGACGCCGCCGGCGCGGGCGATCAAATCCGAAGCCGTTTCTTGTTTAACCCGGAACTCAACAGCCGCTGGTTTATCGTGCCCGCTTTAAGCACCATTATTATCGGTTTTTTGGCCATTGTGCTTACGGCGCTGACGGTGGCCAAAGAGTGGGAAAACGGATCGATGGAGCTGCTTCTTTCCACGCCGGTGCGCCCGTCCGAAATTGTGCTGGGAAAACTGGTGCCGTATTTCCTGCTGACATTTTTTGACGTATTGGTCGTTTTTGTGCTGGCGATATACGTGTTTAAAATTCCGTTTCTGGGCAGTTTTTTATTCTATATGGCGTCGTGCTGGGTGTACATTACGGGGGCGCTTGCGCTGGGGTTGGTCATTTCCGTCGTTACGCGCCAGCAGCAGGCGGCCATTCAGTTTGCTTTTGCGGTGGGGTTGTTGCCGTCGTTTATCTTTTCGGGGTTTATTTTCCCCATTGAAAATATGCCGGCATTCTTTCAGTATTTTACCGCTTTGTTTCCCCAGCGGTGGTTTTTGCTCATCAGCCGTACGGTGTTTTTAAGCGACGCCGCCCCCGCCACCTTAGCCACCGCGCTGGCGGCGATTGGGGTGTTTGCCGGAGCGATGATTTTGCTGGCGGTGCATAAATTTAAAACGGATGTGGAACCATGA
- a CDS encoding ABC transporter ATP-binding protein gives MNKNDPVIRVKNLVVAFGSFHAVDGVSFDVQRGEIFGFLGANGAGKTTTIRTICGILNPSSGTVEVDGKDVSSSTAVLKPRIGYMSQKFTLYPDLTVRENLHFAGSLYAMSPQAIAQRSHKLMEFIGLSEDLPDPVSHLSGGVKQMVALASSLLHDPELVFLDEPTAGTSPKTRASFWALIRRLAQLGKTIFVTTHYMDEAEYCGRIALMERGKIVAMGTPGELKKEFFPVKPLELSFTKPVEQPLRAALEKAGIASAVFGSRLRVRAPDRAAFEQAAAPFRDGFFARETEPTLEDVFLQAVSGRKAV, from the coding sequence ATGAACAAAAATGATCCGGTCATCCGCGTGAAAAATTTGGTGGTGGCGTTTGGCTCATTCCACGCGGTGGACGGCGTGAGCTTTGACGTGCAGCGCGGGGAAATTTTCGGCTTTTTAGGCGCCAACGGCGCCGGCAAAACCACCACCATCCGCACCATTTGCGGCATTTTAAATCCTTCTTCGGGCACGGTGGAAGTGGACGGGAAAGATGTTTCCTCCTCCACGGCCGTGCTCAAGCCGCGCATTGGGTATATGTCGCAAAAATTTACGCTGTATCCCGACTTGACCGTGCGGGAAAATCTGCACTTTGCGGGCAGCCTCTATGCCATGAGCCCGCAGGCCATTGCCCAGCGTTCCCATAAGCTGATGGAATTTATCGGACTGAGTGAGGATTTGCCGGATCCCGTCAGCCATTTGTCGGGCGGGGTGAAACAAATGGTGGCGCTGGCGTCTTCTTTGCTGCACGATCCGGAGCTGGTGTTTCTGGACGAGCCCACCGCCGGCACTTCGCCCAAAACGCGGGCCTCTTTCTGGGCGCTGATCCGCCGCTTGGCCCAGTTGGGCAAAACTATTTTTGTAACCACCCACTATATGGACGAAGCCGAATACTGCGGGCGGATTGCGCTAATGGAGCGGGGCAAAATCGTGGCGATGGGCACGCCCGGGGAACTAAAAAAAGAATTTTTCCCGGTTAAACCGCTGGAACTGTCGTTTACAAAACCCGTGGAACAGCCTTTGCGCGCGGCGCTGGAAAAAGCAGGGATTGCTTCGGCCGTATTCGGCTCGCGCCTGCGGGTGCGTGCGCCCGACCGGGCCGCCTTTGAACAAGCCGCCGCTCCGTTTCGGGACGGCTTTTTCGCCCGGGAAACGGAACCCACCCTGGAAGACGTCTTTCTGCAGGCGGTGAGCGGGAGGAAAGCCGTATGA
- a CDS encoding ABC transporter ATP-binding protein encodes MPALRAAVEQVSKKMGRTQALKRVDASFAAGQVHGIIGPNGAGKTTLMRLLAGLLHPDTGSVSYFQGDQLISAEAAKRVTGYFPQEPSLYPDLTCEEHLEFFRDLYDLPQADFIRRSEELLQATGMTPFKDRPAGKLSGGMYKKLGLMCVLLNRPQLLLLDEPTVGVDPVSRQELWDLVYGFAGENMTVILSTSYMDEADRCACVHVLSGGEMLASGAPQEVTAQFGVHDFAEIFLNHEQK; translated from the coding sequence ATGCCCGCCCTGCGCGCCGCGGTGGAACAGGTAAGCAAAAAAATGGGCCGCACGCAGGCGCTTAAGCGGGTGGACGCTTCTTTTGCGGCCGGGCAGGTGCACGGCATTATCGGCCCCAACGGCGCGGGCAAAACCACGCTGATGCGTCTGTTGGCGGGGCTGCTGCACCCCGATACGGGCAGCGTTTCTTATTTTCAAGGCGATCAGCTTATTTCCGCCGAAGCGGCCAAGCGCGTAACGGGGTATTTCCCGCAGGAACCCAGCCTGTACCCGGATTTGACGTGTGAGGAACACTTGGAATTTTTCCGTGATTTGTATGACCTGCCGCAGGCGGACTTTATCCGGCGGAGCGAAGAATTGCTGCAGGCGACGGGGATGACGCCTTTTAAAGACCGCCCGGCGGGGAAGCTGTCCGGCGGGATGTATAAGAAATTGGGGCTGATGTGCGTGCTGCTAAACCGCCCTCAACTGCTCCTGTTAGACGAGCCTACCGTGGGGGTAGACCCCGTCAGCCGGCAGGAACTGTGGGATTTGGTGTACGGCTTTGCCGGGGAAAATATGACGGTCATTTTAAGCACTTCTTATATGGACGAGGCCGACCGCTGCGCGTGCGTGCACGTGCTAAGCGGAGGGGAAATGCTGGCCTCCGGCGCGCCGCAGGAAGTAACGGCGCAGTTTGGCGTGCATGATTTTGCGGAGATATTTTTAAACCATGAACAAAAATGA
- a CDS encoding HlyD family secretion protein has protein sequence MKKIIVFVVILLVAAVAAGLLFFRHTPFAYSGVVEAIEVDVPSRLSDTISQINVQEGSAVQKDEVLARLDCRDTRLKAAIAQKEFTRAETLLKTTAGSRENYDLKKHQYDQAALYESWCEIKSPIAGKVLYKYYEPGEFIAAGRKLVTVADLSEVDVWVYVEHDLLARLAVGQAVEGFLPESDQHFEGRILSINDEAEFTPKNVQTRRERERLVYGVKTRFKNDAARTLKSGMTLEVSFGEEK, from the coding sequence ATGAAAAAAATTATTGTTTTCGTAGTGATTTTATTGGTGGCGGCGGTGGCGGCGGGACTGTTGTTTTTCCGTCATACGCCGTTTGCGTACAGCGGGGTAGTGGAAGCGATAGAGGTGGATGTGCCCAGCCGCTTGTCCGACACGATCAGCCAAATAAACGTGCAGGAAGGGAGCGCCGTCCAGAAGGACGAAGTCTTGGCCCGGCTGGACTGCCGCGACACGCGCCTGAAAGCCGCCATTGCCCAAAAAGAGTTTACCCGTGCGGAAACCTTGTTAAAAACCACCGCGGGTTCGCGCGAAAATTACGACTTGAAAAAACATCAATACGACCAGGCCGCCTTGTACGAAAGCTGGTGCGAGATCAAAAGCCCCATTGCGGGCAAGGTGCTCTATAAGTATTACGAACCGGGCGAATTTATTGCGGCCGGGCGCAAATTGGTGACGGTGGCCGACCTGTCGGAAGTGGACGTGTGGGTGTATGTGGAGCACGATTTGCTGGCGCGGCTGGCGGTGGGGCAGGCGGTAGAGGGATTTTTGCCGGAGTCGGATCAGCATTTTGAAGGACGCATTTTAAGCATTAACGACGAGGCCGAATTTACCCCGAAAAACGTGCAGACCCGCCGCGAACGCGAACGGTTGGTGTACGGTGTAAAAACGCGTTTTAAAAACGATGCGGCGCGTACGCTCAAATCCGGAATGACGTTGGAAGTTTCTTTCGGGGAGGAAAAATAA
- a CDS encoding TolC family protein — protein MKKILGFLCVLGLTGAAWAAPVQPLSLAACEEAALAFSPAVKAAQAQAQAARASYESVRGNLYPALYLDAAGSWTSEVPQMQVGPQTFEFGSEWGYSAGPTLEYVLFDKGARSAASRRALSLYESKLMEYALARKQALLQVRQAYFAVQRDLENIYLLSEQLKVSRKQRADVHAAYKAGAKSRRDELLAEKQALRTALDASTARTELARDLRDLFKLTGTDFGINPQYPLDWRVREKMEGETSAVIRADAPAQTAKQFAPFQTLTFDAATPRLAAYDGVIQSYEYAARGYAAAVWPRLSLSAGAYAQYPNGPIQEDVFLGKAGLSLRLPLFEGGKNKQQAQAQRLAAQATSVQKEETAQALEALFASAQDSLGALDIEMRLAAQLADKAAQAASLTYQAYQAGAVTFLEVDDANLSALQSRLMVSELLIRRLNGLAVLDSLGK, from the coding sequence ATGAAAAAGATTTTAGGATTTTTGTGCGTTCTGGGGCTGACGGGCGCCGCGTGGGCGGCGCCGGTGCAGCCGCTTTCGCTGGCCGCGTGTGAGGAAGCGGCCCTGGCTTTTTCGCCCGCGGTAAAAGCGGCGCAGGCTCAAGCGCAGGCCGCCCGCGCTTCGTATGAAAGCGTGCGGGGCAACTTGTATCCGGCGCTTTACCTAGACGCCGCCGGGAGCTGGACGTCCGAAGTGCCGCAAATGCAGGTGGGGCCGCAGACGTTTGAATTCGGAAGCGAGTGGGGCTATTCGGCCGGCCCGACGCTGGAATACGTACTGTTTGACAAAGGGGCCCGTTCGGCGGCCTCCCGCCGGGCGCTGTCGCTGTATGAAAGCAAATTAATGGAATATGCCCTGGCGCGCAAACAGGCATTGCTTCAAGTGCGGCAGGCGTATTTTGCCGTGCAGCGCGATCTGGAAAATATCTATCTGCTTTCCGAACAATTAAAAGTATCGCGCAAACAGCGTGCGGACGTGCACGCCGCTTACAAAGCGGGCGCCAAAAGCCGCCGCGACGAACTGCTTGCCGAAAAGCAAGCCCTTCGCACCGCTTTGGACGCCAGCACCGCGCGGACGGAACTGGCGCGCGATTTGCGGGATTTGTTTAAACTGACGGGCACGGATTTCGGCATCAATCCGCAGTACCCGCTGGACTGGCGCGTGCGGGAAAAAATGGAAGGGGAAACTTCCGCCGTCATCCGCGCCGATGCGCCCGCCCAGACCGCCAAACAGTTTGCGCCGTTTCAGACGCTTACGTTTGACGCGGCTACGCCCCGCTTGGCGGCGTACGACGGCGTGATCCAATCGTACGAATATGCCGCCCGCGGTTATGCCGCCGCCGTTTGGCCGCGGCTTTCGCTTAGCGCCGGCGCCTATGCCCAGTATCCCAACGGGCCCATTCAAGAAGACGTTTTTTTAGGCAAAGCCGGCCTCTCCCTGCGTTTGCCGCTGTTTGAAGGAGGCAAAAACAAACAGCAGGCGCAGGCCCAGCGCTTGGCGGCGCAGGCCACTTCCGTCCAAAAGGAAGAAACCGCCCAAGCCTTGGAAGCGCTGTTTGCTTCGGCGCAGGATTCGCTGGGAGCGCTGGATATAGAAATGCGTTTGGCCGCACAATTGGCGGACAAAGCCGCCCAAGCCGCTTCGCTTACGTACCAGGCGTACCAAGCGGGCGCGGTTACCTTTTTGGAAGTGGATGACGCCAACCTCTCGGCCCTGCAAAGCCGGCTGATGGTAAGCGAATTGCTGATCCGCCGTTTAAACGGATTGGCCGTTTTGGACAGTTTGGGGAAATAG
- a CDS encoding TetR/AcrR family transcriptional regulator, with product MGRTSSGTDEKLIQTGIRLARVRGLGGFTVRELCAESQVNLGMFHYCFINKDNFDRALLSTLYENLMKNIRLEVSDDKSARANVLNILLAIQRFVRENRRLLSSLAGDVFSGNAKIIDFIGRNFTHHISVLLAQLERAEKEGQLVLKDAANAALVLAMPVVFPQLVAGLDERVPLPWKGRVRPSVTALFSDKGAAERIQVLVGAVFKGEK from the coding sequence ATGGGCAGAACTTCTTCCGGCACAGATGAAAAACTGATTCAAACGGGGATCCGGCTGGCGCGCGTGCGCGGGCTGGGCGGGTTTACCGTGCGGGAATTGTGCGCGGAAAGCCAAGTAAATTTGGGGATGTTTCACTATTGTTTTATCAATAAGGATAATTTTGATAGGGCGCTGCTCAGTACGCTATACGAAAATTTGATGAAAAATATCCGCTTGGAAGTGTCGGACGATAAATCCGCCCGCGCCAATGTGCTCAACATTTTGTTGGCCATTCAGCGTTTCGTGCGGGAAAACCGACGTCTGCTCTCGTCGTTGGCGGGAGATGTGTTTAGCGGGAACGCCAAAATTATTGATTTTATCGGCCGCAATTTTACGCACCACATTTCCGTACTCTTGGCGCAGCTGGAACGGGCGGAGAAGGAGGGGCAACTGGTACTGAAAGACGCGGCCAACGCGGCTTTGGTATTGGCGATGCCGGTGGTGTTTCCGCAGTTGGTGGCGGGGCTCGATGAGAGGGTGCCTTTGCCGTGGAAAGGAAGAGTGCGCCCGTCGGTAACGGCCCTGTTTTCCGACAAAGGCGCCGCGGAGCGGATTCAAGTGCTGGTCGGGGCCGTATTTAAGGGGGAAAAATGA
- a CDS encoding glycosyltransferase family 8 protein, producing the protein MEFEPITPAFASTPYVIGMSSSNRYAPYLAVYLQSIIDHAKEENRYDIVIFETDMTADNKARIQALAQLPNFSIRFYNLKTAFENNLYISLHYFAKQCYYRLALGEVFKQYEKAVFTDIDLVMVADIFDLFKIDLQGQPIAACEEILWTPSRRNQQVSRTQSIDSYLKEIGCTGLYYNTGVVVADVAKFNETASFRQLLQTAQENKFMNLEQDVLNKVFNNRFYTLPPCYNFEVINSVFEGKTEDFRVYAAQVEQARAYHFLAADKVWFFPNVPKGYLWWQVARKTSYYEEILAAYVNFYCWHFVPYYLKYKKYHFFAKFVFGKMKQRYLRKAAEYWNWLQY; encoded by the coding sequence ATGGAATTTGAACCTATTACGCCGGCTTTTGCCAGTACGCCCTATGTAATCGGGATGAGCAGCAGCAACCGATATGCCCCCTATTTGGCGGTATATTTGCAATCTATTATTGACCACGCCAAAGAAGAAAACCGGTACGATATCGTCATTTTTGAAACGGATATGACTGCCGATAATAAAGCGCGGATACAGGCATTGGCGCAGCTGCCGAATTTTTCTATCCGGTTTTATAATCTGAAGACGGCTTTTGAAAACAATCTGTATATCTCGCTGCATTACTTTGCCAAACAATGCTATTACCGGCTGGCCTTGGGGGAAGTATTTAAACAATATGAAAAAGCGGTGTTTACGGATATTGACTTGGTGATGGTTGCAGATATTTTTGATTTGTTTAAAATTGATTTGCAAGGGCAGCCCATTGCCGCGTGCGAAGAAATTTTGTGGACGCCTAGCCGTAGGAATCAGCAGGTATCCCGCACACAAAGTATTGATTCTTATTTAAAAGAAATCGGGTGTACGGGCCTGTATTACAACACGGGCGTAGTGGTGGCGGATGTGGCCAAGTTTAACGAAACGGCTTCTTTCCGGCAGCTGCTGCAAACGGCGCAGGAAAATAAATTTATGAACCTGGAACAGGATGTCCTAAATAAAGTGTTTAATAACCGCTTTTATACGCTGCCGCCTTGCTATAATTTTGAGGTTATCAACAGCGTTTTTGAAGGCAAAACGGAGGATTTTAGAGTCTATGCCGCCCAAGTGGAACAGGCGCGGGCCTATCATTTCTTGGCGGCGGATAAAGTGTGGTTCTTCCCTAACGTCCCCAAAGGCTACCTGTGGTGGCAAGTGGCGCGCAAAACGTCCTATTACGAAGAGATATTGGCCGCGTATGTCAATTTTTACTGTTGGCATTTTGTGCCCTATTATTTAAAGTATAAGAAGTATCATTTCTTTGCCAAATTTGTTTTTGGAAAAATGAAACAAAGATACTTGCGCAAAGCGGCCGAATATTGGAATTGGCTTCAGTATTAA
- a CDS encoding DUF4422 domain-containing protein, whose protein sequence is MNTNNPTIKLLISYHDKHRLLKSDILTPIQTGCALAAERFEGMLQDDDGENISTGNPQYNELTAQYWAWKNYAKLGNPDYIGFMHYRRHFCFDESLIGQQSTWLSASCVYKMPSATDDYLNRNFHPQKISNSLKGYDCLVLKAYDVTNLGSSSNRHHYATGIPEQNVATFDLLLETVLKFFPNYEEEVNSLKNGSEQYLCNMFIMKKDLFFQYCQFLFTVLAEMAKQVDSSHFTSQQNRFLGYMGEYLLSLFIKHAYRTHSFRIKEINGFFIEDTGCSYDIKPVYKTPFSAIVMACSREYIPYLSVCLQSLVEHAHISSNYDIVVMERDIPAEEKGRLKRQIERKNVSLRFLTVPDLLADKQKIKIKQLPESYYRLFAPLLLQGYERIIYTDCDVIFNDDIAKLDQISCPTAIAACRDVMMNARLGLTWADWKRYCREDLDLKNVYDYCNAGVIVVNVTQYIKENIAFKVLKLLTSKAFRGSVQDALNSIVKNEITYLDPAWNWPTLQMHMKRMQFLSAMDCHTLNLYTHVRQLPRIIHYASFRKPWYYLQEDMAEIWWGYARKTPYYEEICLRLNQHETSKIFSCRYKNRHQNYALLYLSYLYYKLMTHITSGKKQARYKTAWVEAKNEVELWREHS, encoded by the coding sequence ATGAACACAAATAATCCCACCATTAAACTGCTGATCAGTTATCACGACAAGCACCGCCTTTTGAAATCGGATATTTTAACGCCGATTCAAACGGGGTGCGCGTTGGCGGCGGAGCGTTTTGAAGGAATGCTGCAAGATGATGATGGGGAAAATATATCCACCGGAAATCCTCAATATAATGAGTTGACCGCCCAGTATTGGGCGTGGAAAAATTATGCCAAGCTGGGCAACCCCGATTATATCGGGTTTATGCATTACCGTCGTCATTTTTGTTTTGATGAGTCTTTAATTGGACAACAAAGCACTTGGCTTTCTGCTTCCTGCGTCTATAAAATGCCATCTGCGACAGATGACTATTTAAACCGCAATTTTCATCCTCAAAAAATATCAAATAGCTTAAAAGGATATGATTGTTTGGTTTTAAAAGCATATGACGTTACAAACTTAGGATCTTCTTCTAACAGACATCATTATGCTACTGGCATTCCGGAGCAAAATGTAGCTACATTTGATTTATTGCTGGAGACGGTGCTCAAGTTTTTCCCCAATTATGAAGAAGAAGTAAATTCGCTAAAAAACGGTTCTGAACAATACCTTTGCAATATGTTTATTATGAAGAAAGATTTATTCTTTCAGTATTGCCAATTTTTGTTTACCGTTCTTGCGGAAATGGCAAAGCAAGTGGATTCTTCTCATTTTACCAGTCAGCAAAACCGTTTTTTGGGATATATGGGGGAATACTTGCTTTCTTTGTTCATCAAACATGCTTACAGAACACATTCTTTTCGGATTAAAGAAATAAATGGCTTTTTTATAGAGGATACCGGCTGTTCATATGATATAAAACCCGTCTATAAAACACCTTTTTCAGCTATTGTGATGGCCTGTTCGCGGGAGTATATTCCCTACTTATCTGTTTGCCTGCAATCGCTGGTGGAGCATGCTCATATATCATCTAATTATGATATTGTGGTTATGGAACGGGATATTCCGGCGGAAGAAAAAGGAAGATTAAAAAGACAAATTGAAAGAAAAAATGTTTCTTTGCGGTTTTTAACGGTTCCCGATCTGCTTGCAGATAAACAAAAAATAAAAATCAAACAATTGCCAGAAAGTTATTACCGCCTGTTTGCTCCTTTGTTATTACAAGGTTACGAGCGAATTATTTATACGGATTGTGATGTGATTTTTAATGATGATATCGCTAAGTTAGATCAGATTTCTTGTCCAACTGCCATAGCCGCGTGTAGGGATGTAATGATGAATGCCCGTTTGGGACTTACGTGGGCAGATTGGAAACGGTATTGTAGGGAAGACTTAGATCTAAAAAATGTTTATGATTACTGCAATGCCGGTGTAATAGTAGTTAATGTAACGCAATATATCAAAGAAAATATCGCATTTAAAGTCTTAAAACTCTTGACGAGCAAAGCGTTTCGTGGCTCGGTACAGGATGCTCTGAATTCTATTGTAAAAAATGAAATTACTTATTTGGATCCGGCTTGGAATTGGCCTACATTGCAAATGCATATGAAACGAATGCAATTTTTGTCGGCTATGGATTGTCACACTTTAAACCTCTATACACACGTGCGCCAACTTCCTCGGATTATACATTATGCTTCGTTTCGAAAACCGTGGTACTACTTACAAGAAGATATGGCAGAAATTTGGTGGGGTTATGCGCGCAAGACGCCGTACTATGAAGAAATTTGCTTGCGCTTAAACCAGCATGAAACATCAAAAATTTTTTCGTGCCGATACAAAAATAGACACCAAAACTATGCGTTGCTTTATTTGTCTTATTTGTATTATAAATTGATGACGCATATTACATCTGGCAAAAAACAGGCTCGTTACAAAACAGCTTGGGTAGAAGCCAAAAATGAAGTGGAATTATGGAGGGAGCATAGTTAA